The Camelina sativa cultivar DH55 chromosome 18, Cs, whole genome shotgun sequence DNA window ACCCTAATACTTTCCTTCAAGCCCAATGGGCCTAACATTTACAGGCCTTGTACACTTAAATAAACACAAtggaaagagaaaaagtaaaagaaacaatgATGAGTGTATGAAATGCCGACCACCTAAAACAGCTTTACCAAAAGCAAAAGCCAAGTAAAGGTTACAATCTCTCCGACTTTGAatcataattacaaaaataaacatctcttacaaaactataaTCCATTCTTACCAACAACCAGAACTCAATTTAGTTTAGTGAGAccagaggaaaaaaaacttgCTCAGAGATGGCAATTACCGTCCTAATTGTTATGATCATCTCCTTCTTCGTAGCGGTTGCGACGGCGGAGACCTCTACTTACATCATCCATATGGACTTATCCGCCAAACCGTTGCCATTTCCCGATCACCAAAGCTGGTTTTCCACAACTCTTACTTCGGTTATAACCGATAGAAACCCAAAGATTATCTACGCTTATACCGATTCGGTTCACGGGTTTAGCGCGGTTCTCACCAACTCCGAGCTCCAACGTCTTAAACACAAACCCGGGTATGTCTCTTTCACCAAAGATTTACCGGTTAAGCTTCACACCACTTTCTCTCCGCAGTTTATCGGTCTAAATTCGACATCCGGTACATGGCCGGTCTCGAATTATGGAGCTGGTACAGTCATCGGAATCATAGATACCGGTATTTGGCCGGACAGTCCCAGCTTTCACGATGATGGGCTTGGTTCGGTTCCGTCTAAATGGAAAGGAGAATGTCAATTcaattcttcttccttgtgCAACAAGAAACTAATTGGTGCAAGACTTTTCAACAAGGGCTTGTTCGCCAACAACCCTGATTTGAGAGGAACCAAGATTGGTCAATACTCTTCACCCTACGATACAATCGGACACGGCACTCATGTTGCGGCCATTGCGGCTGGAAATCACGTTAAGAACGCATCTTACTTCTCTTATGCGCAAGGAACCGCTTCAGGAATGGCACCGCACGCACATATAGCAATCTATAAAGCCGCTTGGGAAGAAGGGATTTACGCATCAGATGTTATCGCAGCGATTGATCAAGCGATTCGAGATGGAGTCGATGTGATATCTCTGTCACTAGGATTGAGCTTTGAGAATGATGACGACGAAGCTGATGGTTTCGGTCTAGAAAATGATCCGATTGCAGTAGCAGCATTTGCTGCGATTCAAAAAGGCGTTTTCGTCGTTGCTTCAGGTGGTAATGACGGGCCTTACTACTGGAGTTTGATTAACGGAGCGCCGTGGATTACGACGGTTGGAGCTGGAACAATCGGTCGGCAATTTCAAGGAACCTTAACGTTAGGAAACGGAGTTAGCTTCAACTTTCCGTCTCTGTTTCCCGGAGATATCCCTTCAGTTCAGTTTCCCGTGACGTACATAGAATCTTGCAAAGCCGGAAACAAGACGCTGGCTAACATAATTGTTGTCTGTTACGAAAACGTTAACATCGAAAGCAAACTACAACAAGCCAAATCAACCGGAGCTGCAGCAGTAGTTCTAGTAACAGATAAGTTACTTACGGAACAAGACACAATCGAATACCAGTTTCCGGTAGCATTCATCAGCTCAAAGCACGGAGAAGCTATTAAAAGCTACGCATTGAGCAATAAAAACAACGCGACCGCGAGGCTGGAGTTTCGGAAAACGGTAATCGGGACAAAACAAACACCAGAAGTAGACATATACAGCTCGAGAGGTCCATTCACAAGCTTCCCTCAAATACTCAAACCGGACATTCTAGCCCCTGGGACACTGATACTCTCTGCTTGGCCACCGGTTAAACCAGTCGCGGGAACTACAACAAGACCATTACTAAGCGGATTCAATCTTTTAACCGGGACATCAATGGCTGCACCTCACGTAGCTGGAGTAGCCGCGCTTATAAAGCAAGTCCATCCAAATTGGAGTCCATCGGCTATAAAATCTGCAATTATGACAACGGCTCTGACTTTAGACAACCCTTTAGCCGTTGGAGCAGGACATCTAAGTACCAAAAACGTCTTGAACCCTGGCCTAATCTATGATACAAGTCCACAAGATTTCATAAACTTCCTTTGTCacaatgcaaaacaatcaaGAAAATTGATCAATATCATCACAAGATCGAATCTTTCCGATGCGTGTAAGAACCCATCTCCACATCTCAATTACCCTTCAATCATTGCCTATTTCACGTCCGATCAAAACGGTCCCAAGATATTTCGGAGGACTTTGACGAACGTGGGAGAAGCAAAGACAAGCTACAGCGTGAGAGTGAGAGGCTTGAAGGGTCTAAACGTCGTCATAGAGCCAAAAAGACTAATGTTCAGCGAGAAAAGTGAGAAGCTAAGTTACACTGTGAGATTGGAGAGTCCGATTGCGTTAGAAGAGAACGTGTTGTATGGATCGGTGAGTTggtttgatgaagatgaagctaaGTCTGAAGTAAGCTGTTCTGTGGTGGCCACGAGCCTTGTCAAAGAGTCTTAATCCTTTACTTTACAAAGGATTTTATTATTGTTACCTCATGGCGCATGATTGATTGTGTCTAAATATATGATCTTTTTATTCACATTCATATGATCATGGAGAAAGATAATTATAagtgttgggatacaaacaatgtcgCACATgtgaagattagaaaataatgtTCTAGtatataagccaagaccaactccaattagtatgagACTTTTTGGGAAAgagcccaataagaaatccgtgTGGACTTTGCCACCTGGGCCCAAAgcaaacaatatcatactaataggggAGTTGGCTTGGGCTTGCAATGCTCAACAATTGGTTTCAGAGCTTAGGTCGAAAAGTGGACCTAGTGGAATGGGGTGTGGGCTCTATGTTCGGTGTGGGAGGATCTCTCAAAAAGATGACATGATTAAGGGTGCTTCAAGAATACTTCAGGAATAAAGGAGTACGAGAGCCTAAGTACCTGGGTTTCGCTGAAGGGGAGGCCAAAGTATCGTGGTACATAGTTTGCGGGGAGGTTTGTTGGGATAAAAACAATGTCTcacatctgaagattagaaaataatgttctaatatataagccaagaccaactccaattagtatTAGGCCTTTTGGGAAGGAGCTCAATAAAAAATCTGTGCGGGCTTTGCCACCTGGGCACAAaacggacaatatcatactaataggcGAGTTGGTTTGAGATTGGAATACCCAACAATTATGGAAattgatgtttatatatatactaaagagAATCAAGATTTGGGatcatgaaaacaaaattggtaTTTACATGTAATAAATCTCTGGATTtctaataacaaatatacaaCGAATTAAATTAGAATTGTTGGATCTGACTAGGAATCTAAAAAAAAAGCTCTAGCCTTTTCTCTGCAACTCTGTTTTTGTCCCctgtttttttaatcactacCGTCACCGTACGGTGACCCAGCTATTGGTGACAGACCAATCAGGGATCGAACCAGCCACCAAACTCGCAACCCTCTCCTCCGGCGAATCGATCATTTGTGAGCCGGAAGAAACCGAAAGCCAATCGGGAAACTCGAAAGGGCATCTCGGCGATGTAGAgacctcctcctctgttttcagGTTAACAACGAAACCTTCTCCTTCTACTAAACCGTCGTGATCAAGATCGACGGCTACAAACGGATGGTGTAAAAGCATCTCAGCCGTCCATCTCTTCTTGGGATCTTTAACGAAACACTTTGTCAAAAAATCTCTTCCTTGTTCCGACAACTCCTCGGGAATCATCGGAACCTCATCACCAACACCGATGCGTATCAACAACGACATGAAGTTCGATCCTTCTTTAAAACTCCACGCCGTTTTGCCACTAAACATCTCAACTACAGCGCATCCCAAAGCCCACACGTCACCTTCTGATCCATATTCGTTATCGTTAACAGCTTCCGGCGCCATATACAACGGCGTACCTCTAATCTGAACTCCTTCGTTTAACGTCGTAACTTCCCCAACTCTCGTAGCCAATCCGAAATCGGCAATCTTAACGGCGCCGTCACCGAACAACAGAATATTCCCGAGTTTTAAATCGCAGTGAGCGAATCCGTTAGCGTGGATGTGTCGTAGTCCTCTGAGCACCGATCCCGTGTGACGGCGTACGGTTGATTCCGGTAGACCTTCACCGCCTAGTTTCTTGAGATAACTCTCCAAGCTCCCTCTGGAAGCGTATTCCAAGAACAAGTTATGCATCTCTTCTCCGTTTTCAACCGTCCGATCATCGCCGAAACACCGTACGATCTCGTCGCATTCGTCTCCGAGTTTGTCCAGAACTGATTTCTCGTTCTCCAACGAAGCAGCGCCGTATGAGTCTGCGGATTTCACGGCCATGAACGTTGGAAACTCTCCGGAACCGTTATTAGACGGCGATGACGCTAGACTCACTGTAGAAAACGTTCCGTATCCGATCGTTTCTCCTCGAATCCACTCCATCGAAGCAAACACGATTTGTAAGagaatttcaaaagataaaCGAGTTGAGcggaaataaaattaaagaaacagagCACAAAAGCTCACGACGGTTAATGCTACTTCTTGGTGCGAGTtcctccatatatatatatataccactgagttttttttttttttccaccacagaaaataataaaaaaattaaggttacgatttttatttttgtaataatataattaaatttgcaAAGTCTGAATTGTTGGGAGTAATTAATGCACGTGACGAGAGgagattttttctttgttgggctgttaaacaaaatgttattttaagctacgtgatatttttatttgatattaataaatattatggcACGACTATTGTTTTTGTATAACTTTGAATATCTATCACTCACGaggtagatatttttttttttttgtggagtGGTAATAAAAGTAGTAACATGCTTTGAAAATTTAATGAGATCATGATCGTTTTTGTTGCTACTAATAAGTCAGTTTCTACTGAATTTGCGTTTAATTATGTTAACTCGTTTTAGGTTTCAGAACATGCGTGATATGTTATTAGAAATATTGAAAACGTACTGTAGAGAGTTCAAATTTTCAATCTCCCATAGATTGATGTGGATAGATGTGTATACATGAAAAGGactttatttttagtatttgtattttaaaatgattgtgGTTGTAAtagcaaaaaataattaaattaatatcagATTTGTATAATACAGATAATATTCTTTTCTTGGCCTCTGCTCTGGACTCTCCTCATTTCATACGCTGAGTGAATAGGCATAGAATAGAATCCTCCTCGCATATGCCACTCCTTCGTAGCTATCCCTGGTTATAATCACACGATTAGTACTTCGCTAATCACGTTCAGAACTCATATTACATAACATGATTTTTATAGTTAGGTTAACCCAAATATACAATACACATGTGCgtatagaagaagagaaaaactacTAATGCAACTTGTAACTAAATCATGGCCATCCAATCACCGTGCTTGCACAAccaatatatattactaaaaaaGTAGCTAGGAAGATATTCATTTTCGACCATATACATAGTAAGACTATACAAAGCAAGTTGGCATtgcaaattatttatattttgtttgtaccACTCAAGAATCAAATCCTTTTACGTTGTAAACGCTTTAACATTAATATTTCTTCCTACTGCGATAAGCCGCAAAGTGGGGATTCAATTTTGATTTGGGTCAGTTTAGGTTTATTACTTTTGCTAATGACGACTTCTGAGTATTGAGTAATATACGTGTGCTATAAGCTTACTTTTTGACATGTCAATATGTCATATAGTATAACTTATAAGCTTATAACCATGCATGTCCGATCAATTCACAACGGTGACCAATAAAACTGACTAATTAACTAGCTAGATACTTTTAATTTATACAATAGTTGTTTAGATGTGAGCTCTATAGTTTTACACTTTTACTTACAATAACAAAACCTTGGCATGTGAGCTCTATAGTTTTACTTTAATGTTCTAAATTTTACTCATCTCGATGCTTCATCAAGCTTTCAACAAAAgaacaggaaaacaaaaaaaagaagtttatcCGACAACTCTccaatcatattttttattatttgattaatcaCATATCTATTATTATAGTGCTTTCATGTAGTTTACTTACTTCATGGCCAAGGCCAACTTGCCTGCCCAAGTCTGGATTCCTATGGCCATGACttcattaaaatcatttaatatgtatgtatgtgaacagtttatatatatacttttatctaagtttattttttctttcagtttcatGTGTAAGTAATTATgttgtaaaaattaaatttgtaaaatggCCAAGAAAAGCGCGGGTGCTTCGCACTGAAGTCATTCGACCCCAACAGACTTACGCAAGTTGCGGCGgctctgttttattttattttattttatttatatcagtACATAAACAATAGTAATGTAATTCAATTCTTCTctatgatatattttaaaaaaaaagataattaacgTTGTAACGGAGTCTGACGAAGACaagttgaaagaagaaagagaaggttgttttgtaaattaaattgtaACACCGTTACCATCACATGCTTCATTTTTATAGAATCTAGAGTGGaactttagaaaaaagaaaatggcgTCCATACGAACCAATCAAATGAAAGCGTCACATGGACGTGATCCCTAGCCATTAGATTGAGTGGAGTTGCGATCTCTACGAGCATGTCTACTAGTACAACTTGCATTGGCTATTAAATAGTATACAATCTTTATATTGGAAAACGGAGAAATGTGAAGGTAAAATggatatgaaattatgaacCAACACCACCCAGGCGACTTGGATAATTCACTGAATACGAGGAAAAGGGTAGCCTACTTGCTTAAtgctatccttttttttttgttgcttattAGTActttctccgtttcaaaatatataggATATTTTAAGTAAATCACGTATATTaaaaagtctttacttttaacaaattcaacaaatcagaaataatactgtataatataaaatacttaattaatctaaaagttgcatagaaacttgaaaacatcttatattataaaacaaaaaacttctctaaaacatcttatattttgaaacggagaaagtattatattataaattcaagaatattaatttattagaaaaaatatgGCGGCCCACAGTTGATTTCATGGATATTTCATCAATAATTTTGGTATAGTCAGCCCTCTTTAACAACTACTTCATTTTATGtgaattttcataaattatacTCTCTCTCGTTTAGTTTACTTGAcgttttagagtattttttcTGTTTAGGATTACTTGTCGTTTCCATTTTTCAAGataatatttacaataaaattcCCAAAATAGCCTTATTAAAAACTAATCTTATTCAAAACTAACACAATTTGTAATTAATTGAAAAGTCACGTAATTTGGTCATGTTGGATAATACAAGGAGTTATTTTCAACTTGTAAACATAACACGATGAGTCACTTTGTTCTACTTATAAACATACTCACTTTTCTTCATTGTCAAACATCTAGAGAAAATGGCAAATTCattcaacaattttttgaagGTGGAAGAAAATCATGATGTTGGTGTAATGGTTCATGGTTTTGATCTCAACAAAATCCCTTTTGAAGAAGAACTTGACTTGAACGAAGAAAATGCTGATGTCGATCCCATCCTGGTGCATGATTTTGATCTTAACAAAATCcctttggaggaagaagaagaagagcttcattTAGGCGTAGAGATTGCTCATGTCAATCCCAACGTGGTGCATGATTTTGATCTCAACCAACGCTATTACGGCGACGGAGAGCTTATTCCAGATATGATATTGTATATTCTGAAGATTAATTGCCCAAAAGTTTTTTAGATTTGAAATCCATTATAAGATGATTTCATTGATGTTCAATTTCTTCTATGTCCTCCAATTATCAATggagtaataaaaaaatttctagtaTTACTAGAGTGACTCTTTATATTAAGGAAATCTGAATAATGCTTATGataaaaaagaatgagaaagactctttttattaaggaaatctGAATAATGCCTTTATGATTAAAAAGAATGAGAAAGACTAAGCAAATCTCACACTCCTAGCTGGTTTATTACATTTTCTACTATATTAgaattacatattatttgtGAAGGAAGAAGCCCCTCTCGTTCCAACGCTTCTTTCTCCATATGTGAGATTTTATAGTTATTAGATCCTCCAATtctcattgtttcttgcatGCACAGTTGCAGAGTTAAGAAAATGTGGTTTATCTTTCTCGGTGGATATGCTTCGAAAGACGTAGTCACCGCGTGAATAAGCTCTTCAATGTTCTTCGGACATACCTTATGTCGTAATGCTTGGATAGCACTAAAAAATCCAAGATCAAGAACATTTAGATCTGGAGAATTTGGCGGTTGACACATCAATCGAATATCAAAACCATTTTGTAAAGCCGCAGCTTGAAATTCNNNNNNNNNNNNNNNNNNNNNNNNNNNNNNNNNNNNNNNNNNNNNNNNNNNNNNNNNNNNNNNNNNNNNNNNNNNNNNNNNNNNNNNNNNNNNNNNNNNNNNNNNNNNNNNNNNNNNNNNNNNNNNNNNNNNNNNNNNNNNNNNNNNNNNNNNNNNNNNNNNNNNNNNNNNNNNNNNNNNNNNNNNNNNNNNNNNNNNNNNNNNNNNNNNNNNNNNNNNNNNNNNNNNNNNNNNNNNNNNNNNNNNNNNNNNNNNNNNNNNNNNNNNNNNNNNNNNNNNNNNNNNNNNNNNNNNNNNNNNNNNNNNNNNNNNNNNNNNNNNNNNNNNNNNNNNNNNNNNNNNNNNNNNNNNNNNNNNNNNNNNNNNNNNNNNNNNNNNNNNNNNNNNNNNNNNNNNNNNNNNNNNNNNNNNNNNNNNNNNNNNNNNNNNNNNNNNNNNNNNNNNNNNNNNNNNNNNNNNNNNNNNNNNNNNNNNNNNNNNNNNNNNNNNNNNNNNNNNNNNNNNNNNNNNNNNNNNNNNNNNNNNNNNNNNNNNNNNNNNNNNNNNNNNNNNNNNNNNNNNNNNNNNNNNNNNNNNNNNNNNNNNNNNNNNNNNNNNNNNNNNNNNNNNNNNNNNNNNNNNNNNNNNNNNNNNNNNNNNNNNNNNNNNNNNNNNNNNNNNNNNNNNNNNNNNNNNNNNNNNNNNNNNNNNNNNNNNNNNNNNNNNNNNNNNNNNNNNNNNNNNNNNNNNNNNNNNNNNNNNNNNNNNNNNNNNNNNNNNNNNNNNNNNNNNNNNNNNNNNNNNNNNNNNNNNNNNNNNNNNNNNNNNNNNNNNNNNNNNNNNNNNNNNNNNNNNNNNNNNNNNNNNNNNNNNNNNNNNNNNNNNNNNNNNNNNNNNNNNNNNNNNNNNNNNNNNNNNNNNNNNNNNNNNNNNNNNNNNNNNNNNNNNNNNNNNNNNNNNNNNNNNNNNNNNNNNNNNNNNNNNNNNNNNNNNNNNNNNNNNNNNNNNNNNNNNNNNNNNNNNNNNNNNNNNNNNNNNNNNNNNNNNNNNNNNNNNNNNNNNNNNNNNNNNNNNNNNNNNNNNNNNNNNNNNNNNNNNNNNNNNNNNNNNNNNNNNNNNNNNNNNNNNNNNNNNNNNNNNNNNNNNNNNNNNNNNNNNNNNNNNNNNNNNNNNNNNNNNNNNNNNNNNNNNNNNNNNNNNNNNNNNNNNNNNNNNNNNNNNNNNNNNNNNNNNNNNNNNNNNNNNNNNNNNNNNNNNNNNNNNNNNNNNNNNNNNNNNNNNNNNNNNNNNNNNNNNNNNNNNNNNNNNNNNNNNNNNNNNNNNNNNNNNNNNNNNNNNNNNNNNNNNNNNNNNNNNNNNNNNNNNNNNNNNNNNNNNNNNNNNNNNNNNNNNNNNNNNNNNNNNNNNNNNNNNNNNNNNNNNNNNNNNNNNNNNNNNNNNNNNNNNNNNNNNNNNNNNNNNNNNNNNNNNNNNNNNNNNNNNNGGAAGTAGATAGtagttctcttttcttttggtcatATAGAACCACTTTTCATCAATATGCACAATGTTGTACATATCAATAAATTTTGGTTCATGATTCAAACTGTTAGGATCCAACATTGATAGGCAAAACCGTAATCTAGCtaccttgttttcttctttcagatGTGGTTTCAGAGCATTGGAATGGCATCGTAGAAGGCCTTCTTTCACACGTTTATATAGTGTTANTCTTATGTCGTCTCTTTTAACTGATGTAATGGGTTTTATTTCCATAGTCTCAGCTTCTCTGTTTCTACTCCGTCTTTGTGTAGCCTGAAAAGTGACAAAAGGAAAAACCCCAATCTTTCCAGAAAATGTTTCGATTCCTTCATCATTGAATCTCGGACGAGCCATTGCAACCAACATCATAACTTTTCCAATGAAGTTCTTACTTTGACATGTCCGTATGGGGTCTTCTTCTTCCGGAAGTAGATAGtagttctcttttcttttggtcatATAGAACCACTTTTCATCAATATGCACAATGTTGTACATATCAATAAATTTTGGTTCATGATTCAAACTGTTAGGATCCAACATTGATAGGCAAAACCGTAATCTAGCtaccttgttttcttctttcagatGTGGTTTCAGAGCATTGGAATGGCATCGTAGAAGGCCTTCTTTCACACGTTTATATAGTGTTAAGTGACTTATCCCAAGGGCTTCAGCCAACGTCCTCAAAGTCGTCCGTCGATGTAGAGGTGTATCAATGATTCGTTGTATGTCAATAAGAATTTTCTTGCGCCCACATctatttttccttctttggGACACATCAACCAATACACCAGCGGGAGTGGATTTAGCTTGTCTCCATATTCTTTGAATCGTTCGAATATGCATCCTCAGTAAATTCGATACCTCTCTTTTGGTACTTTTACCCAGCTTTCCATTCACACTCCTTTCAAGTAAAGCGTTATACACTGCCCACCTATGAACATTACTGTAATCCCTTTTATTTCTAGCAGTGATGTTACCATTTGCGTTAGGACCTGCTCCAAACcgttaattttttataaatcagcACACATATCATCATGAAAAAATACATACTTACATTATACTTGGAATGTATATACAAGTTATATTTCACGTTAACAAGAGAACTTACCTTGGTCTCCAACTAAGTGATCTTGATTCTTTTCATTTTCGTTTGGTCCTAGTCCAAATGGAGAAAATATGAATTGACATCAATAATACTACAtgtttccccaaaaaaaaaaaagacaactaaTGATTCAATTTACCTTGGTCTCCAACCATGTGATCTTCAGTTTCTTCGTATAGCTGCTCGACATCTAACTCTATTATTTCAGAATCCTCTTCCGTTGGTCTCATGTTGAGGTCGATTACAATGGTACTTTCAGAAGATGATATAATCCTTACAGTAGGATCGCCACTTTCAATATCTGTTTCCTCAGCCACAGGAACAGTGTCACCTTTCTCTCTAAAATCTCCATATTCAGAATCATGATCGTCACTATTAGCTGGAATCGAATTCAAATCAAAGgaatgatttttattgtttgaagGTGAAAATTTTAGATCAAAGTTAGCCATGGAGAATGATTAGTAACATGACATGTTACAAGTAATATATagacacataaaaaaaattgaattgtagTAGTGGGAGTAAATTTTTGCCTCCTTTATTTTCATTCTTCTAAGTGAAAATTCTTGTTTCCCTCCATTTATATTCTCAAATTCTTAGTCAAAGCGTGTTTATGTATCCCATTAAATTGGGAAGAATACTATAAGGTCAGGATTCCAATCATTAAACccataaaaatcaacaaacagaTGCTAATTGATTCCATAAGAGAGCATTTGATCTGAATTACTAGCATTTGTACCTTTGTTAGAAGAGCCTTTACCAACACTTACTAGGACTGCTGCCACGATCAATTTGATTGCTTCTGCCTACAATATGTCAATGGAAATGGTAAGTTAAACACATTTGACTTTAAAATACAAACAACACCATGTCTGAATATGATCGAGCTACTATGAATTCATCACTATCTCCTTAAACCACTAAAACTATCAGAACAAAACAAGCAACCATCTTGAGAAGCATTTTATCATCTTTTGaaaataaggaaacaagaaaagacAAATCCATCACTGCCATGGAGGACAATTACAGAAGCTTTTAGATAGACCAAGTGAAATGTTATTCAGGTAATCACATAACATGTCTCTAACTTAAAAGTGATATATGCACTAGCTTAAATACAAAGCTCCACATTCGGTCACAAAAGCATGACCAtaagaacagagaaaagaatGCTATTTGTGCTCCAAATGCCATTTAAGAAAAAAGCCCCGACACTACAAAAGCAGAACTGTTCTTGTTTTGAGCTGTCTATAAGGAATagtataaattttcaaaaatgatTTACTCGGTTTCTCATGATacaaaggaataccaagtgttgcAAATAAAGCAAGTTCAGGTGTAACCACAAAACCCTTAATGTtgcaaacaagtaaaaaaacattatgatatTGGAGATTAAACAAAAAGTTGTAACATAAGCAAGGCGTCTGAGGAGCTCAACATCAATACACTCATAATCATTTCTCTGCCATGAGAAACAAAACTAGAAGTTAATCCTCTCATTCAATAGGTAACGCAGAACAACACTGTTCTGAGGCTAATAAACATAAACAGgaaagaagtgaagaaaaaagTCATAATGATTATTACGTCACAGAGTACTAttgaacaaaacaagaaaacaatactaaaCTCTTCTAAATGGTAATTTTCAAAACTCCACTCAGACTCAACAAGAAAGAATTACGActtgaacaaaacaaaatgtaaccACATCACTCCTTGTTTGTGACAAACAAACTTACTCTCAATGGAAGCAAACCTATTGGAAATCAAAGCCCAAATCAAATCTGAGAAATCAATTAACTAATTTTACAAAACCTAGTGACTTAGATTGTGTGGTTTATCATTAGAAGGAGAATAATTCTTAGCCGTCTTGCTTCGTTACTCCATATATTGAATAGAAGAGGAAGTAGTagtagaaaaagaaacagaggaaaatgaagaagaagaagaactggaagtgattgaataaaacaaagaatTGAGATCAATTACATATTGAAGTCCGTCGTTGGTGGAGTAAGCAGCAGCCGCTCCGATCGGGTCCGTCGTCGGTGGAGTAAACAGCAGCCTCTCCGATCGGGTCCGTCATCGGTGGAGTACACAACAGCCGCTTCAATCGAGTCTGCCGCAGGTGGAGTACTCAACAACCGCTCTAATCGAGTTCTTCATTGTCGTAATCACGCCAGCGTAGCTCAGagtatattta harbors:
- the LOC104762857 gene encoding subtilisin-like protease SBT1.9; translated protein: MAITVLIVMIISFFVAVATAETSTYIIHMDLSAKPLPFPDHQSWFSTTLTSVITDRNPKIIYAYTDSVHGFSAVLTNSELQRLKHKPGYVSFTKDLPVKLHTTFSPQFIGLNSTSGTWPVSNYGAGTVIGIIDTGIWPDSPSFHDDGLGSVPSKWKGECQFNSSSLCNKKLIGARLFNKGLFANNPDLRGTKIGQYSSPYDTIGHGTHVAAIAAGNHVKNASYFSYAQGTASGMAPHAHIAIYKAAWEEGIYASDVIAAIDQAIRDGVDVISLSLGLSFENDDDEADGFGLENDPIAVAAFAAIQKGVFVVASGGNDGPYYWSLINGAPWITTVGAGTIGRQFQGTLTLGNGVSFNFPSLFPGDIPSVQFPVTYIESCKAGNKTLANIIVVCYENVNIESKLQQAKSTGAAAVVLVTDKLLTEQDTIEYQFPVAFISSKHGEAIKSYALSNKNNATARLEFRKTVIGTKQTPEVDIYSSRGPFTSFPQILKPDILAPGTLILSAWPPVKPVAGTTTRPLLSGFNLLTGTSMAAPHVAGVAALIKQVHPNWSPSAIKSAIMTTALTLDNPLAVGAGHLSTKNVLNPGLIYDTSPQDFINFLCHNAKQSRKLINIITRSNLSDACKNPSPHLNYPSIIAYFTSDQNGPKIFRRTLTNVGEAKTSYSVRVRGLKGLNVVIEPKRLMFSEKSEKLSYTVRLESPIALEENVLYGSVSWFDEDEAKSEVSCSVVATSLVKES
- the LOC104762858 gene encoding mitogen-activated protein kinase kinase kinase NPK1-like gives rise to the protein MEWIRGETIGYGTFSTVSLASSPSNNGSGEFPTFMAVKSADSYGAASLENEKSVLDKLGDECDEIVRCFGDDRTVENGEEMHNLFLEYASRGSLESYLKKLGGEGLPESTVRRHTGSVLRGLRHIHANGFAHCDLKLGNILLFGDGAVKIADFGLATRVGEVTTLNEGVQIRGTPLYMAPEAVNDNEYGSEGDVWALGCAVVEMFSGKTAWSFKEGSNFMSLLIRIGVGDEVPMIPEELSEQGRDFLTKCFVKDPKKRWTAEMLLHHPFVAVDLDHDGLVEGEGFVVNLKTEEEVSTSPRCPFEFPDWLSVSSGSQMIDSPEERVASLVAGSIPDWSVTNSWVTVR
- the LOC104763681 gene encoding uncharacterized protein LOC104763681, with the translated sequence MRPTEEDSEIIELDVEQLYEETEDHMVGDQGPNENEKNQDHLVGDQGPNANGNITARNKRDYSNVHRWAVYNALLERSVNGKLGKSTKREVSNLLRMHIRTIQRIWRQAKSTPAGVLVDVSQRRKNRCGRKKILIDIQRIIDTPLHRRTTLRTLAEALGISHLTLYKRVKEGLLRCHSNALKPHLKEENKVARLRFCLSMLDPNSLNHEPKFIDMYNIVHIDEKWFYMTKRKENYYLLPEEEDPIRTCQSKNFIGKVMMLVAMARPRFNDEGIETFSGKIGVFPFVTFQATQRRSRNREAETMEIKPITSVKRDDIRXTLYKRVKEGLLRCHSNALKPHLKEENKCYPSITT